Proteins co-encoded in one Gammaproteobacteria bacterium genomic window:
- a CDS encoding class I SAM-dependent methyltransferase has product ANARFFVGDVEGDDLRGPYDHAFARFGTMFFEMPGAAMRNVRRALKPGGTFMQIVWRRREENPWLHEAELRVKKIVPVVSHEETDQVHCGPGPFSMAGPDLVSGMLRGAGFERIAFERYDCDICIGRDLDDAIAFAMALGPAGEAIRLAGAEGEKRKPQVIAALEDALAPFVRGDGVWAPSSTWFITAQNPG; this is encoded by the coding sequence GGCCAACGCGCGCTTCTTCGTCGGCGACGTCGAGGGAGACGACCTGCGCGGCCCCTACGACCACGCGTTCGCGCGCTTCGGCACCATGTTCTTCGAGATGCCGGGCGCGGCGATGCGCAACGTGCGCAGGGCGCTCAAGCCCGGCGGGACGTTCATGCAGATCGTGTGGCGGCGGCGCGAGGAGAACCCGTGGCTGCACGAGGCCGAGCTGCGCGTGAAGAAGATCGTTCCCGTGGTGTCGCACGAGGAGACCGACCAGGTGCACTGCGGCCCGGGCCCTTTCTCGATGGCCGGGCCCGACCTGGTGAGCGGCATGCTGCGCGGCGCGGGCTTCGAGCGCATCGCCTTCGAGCGCTACGACTGCGACATCTGCATCGGCCGCGACCTCGACGACGCCATCGCCTTCGCCATGGCCCTGGGACCGGCGGGCGAAGCGATCCGGCTCGCGGGCGCGGAAGGCGAGAAGCGCAAGCCGCAAGTGATCGCGGCCCTCGAGGACGCGCTCGCGCCCTTCGTGCGCGGCGACGGCGTCTGGGCACCGTCCTCCACCTGGTTCATCACCGCGCAGAACCCCGGCTGA